One genomic region from Streptomyces sp. NBC_00582 encodes:
- a CDS encoding J-domain-containing protein — translation MTERKPPGVPFESWVDKQIRDAERRGEFDQLPGAGKPLPPGTDSSYDELWWIKGKMAREGLSVLPPSLALRKEAEDALAAAYAAPSERIVRKIVTDVNVKLRDMMFKPPPGPPLGMKPYDVEAVVREWRERRAAADGPRGAAGDGSHV, via the coding sequence ATGACCGAGCGAAAGCCACCGGGTGTCCCGTTCGAGTCCTGGGTCGACAAGCAGATCCGTGACGCCGAGCGGCGTGGGGAGTTCGACCAACTGCCGGGGGCGGGGAAGCCGTTGCCGCCGGGCACCGACAGCTCGTACGACGAACTCTGGTGGATCAAGGGCAAGATGGCCCGTGAGGGGCTCTCGGTCCTGCCTCCGTCGCTCGCCCTGCGCAAGGAGGCGGAGGACGCCCTCGCGGCGGCGTACGCCGCACCCTCGGAGCGTATCGTCCGGAAGATCGTCACGGACGTCAACGTCAAGCTCCGCGACATGATGTTCAAGCCGCCGCCCGGCCCCCCGCTGGGCATGAAACCGTACGACGTGGAAGCGGTCGTACGGGAGTGGCGGGAGCGCCGGGCGGCGGCGGATGGGCCCCGAGGGGCCGCGGGCGACGGGTCACACGTGTAG
- a CDS encoding O-methyltransferase → MSESQVWEAVDAYFTAHLAPDDEVTAAALRDSEAAGLPRINVTANQGKLLKLLAEIQGARTILEIGTLGGYSTIWLARALPADGRLISLEYDPRHAEVAVRNIARAGLDKLVEVRVGAALESLPRLADENPPPFDLVFIDADKGNNPHYLEWALRLTSTGSLIVVDNVVRSGRVLDAGSTDGDVRGTRAAIELIGSHPRLTGTAVQTVGAKGYDGFALARVLA, encoded by the coding sequence ATGAGCGAGTCGCAGGTCTGGGAGGCCGTCGACGCCTACTTCACGGCCCACCTCGCCCCGGACGACGAGGTGACCGCGGCCGCTTTGCGCGACAGCGAGGCCGCCGGGCTCCCCAGGATCAACGTCACCGCGAACCAGGGCAAGCTGCTGAAGCTGCTGGCCGAGATCCAGGGCGCGCGGACGATCCTGGAGATCGGCACACTCGGCGGGTACAGCACGATCTGGCTGGCCCGCGCCCTCCCCGCCGACGGCCGCCTGATCTCGCTGGAGTACGACCCCCGGCACGCGGAGGTCGCCGTCCGCAACATCGCCCGCGCGGGCCTCGACAAGCTGGTGGAGGTACGGGTCGGCGCGGCCCTGGAGTCGCTGCCCCGGCTGGCCGACGAGAACCCGCCCCCGTTCGACCTGGTCTTCATCGACGCCGACAAGGGCAACAACCCCCACTACCTGGAGTGGGCGCTCAGACTCACCAGCACGGGCAGTCTGATCGTCGTCGACAACGTCGTACGGAGCGGGCGGGTGCTCGACGCGGGCAGCACGGACGGGGACGTCCGGGGCACCCGCGCCGCCATCGAACTGATCGGCTCCCACCCCCGGCTGACCGGGACGGCGGTCCAGACGGTGGGGGCGAAGGGCTACGACGGTTTCGCGCTGGCCCGCGTCCTGGCGTAG
- a CDS encoding DUF2330 domain-containing protein, with amino-acid sequence MDSDGQGPASADDDFDDGRRTTDDGERRRRTTEGLRHMGGLVGTIGSPRGRARRRLARRDAGARAYARVVAVLLALLALQLGSLVAPAYACACGALVPGDGRQLTVGREVSVVRWDGEREQIIMSLRVGGDAERAAWIMPVPRRATVELGDAELFDQLASATAPVERTRTHFWPQDGDWPLTTGDGGRRGPPLPPRGDAEVGVVGRERLGPFDVTRLTATDPAALDDWLSSHDFSLPPRLATALKPYVERRWEYVAVKLAPQTAGSFLAGELQPLHLTFAADAPVYPMRLSRLATTPQSLGLYVLAAHRMEPAARIGGERPRVTFAGRVGGSTGGPLGELAKGTPFLTAVAQDFPRPSAISGDHVLRRAPADTAFRQVIYEDRLLRVLGIPAWLLTVIGGLTVTVTASVTLALRKRRSDRGPQPGPRHASGHPSAPPAVPPAGTTAEMPTGRPAGTTAETPTGRPTGATAETPTSRPAGTTAETPTGGPAETASGTSAGAPGGAPAGAPGRSAPAVPPKPTARPTAPGVPPAPATRPIAPGAPPAPATRPMTPDVPPMPTARPAGAVVPPEPVARPVGGGLPPRPTTRPRPAGADVPPRPTADAVPPVPPVPPMPPMPPTPPRPQPTQSAARHARSAQRPHRARPAERQSPQAPQAAHAPQAPHAEQARKAPPPPPHPPTPTPTPPDAPPRPPRPPFAPPRAPASPKPFTLPVTPRPNG; translated from the coding sequence ATGGACAGCGACGGGCAAGGACCGGCATCGGCGGACGACGACTTCGACGACGGACGACGGACGACGGACGACGGCGAGAGACGACGACGGACCACGGAGGGGCTGCGGCACATGGGCGGCTTGGTCGGCACGATCGGTTCACCGAGAGGGCGCGCGAGACGGCGGCTGGCGCGCCGGGACGCCGGGGCGCGGGCGTACGCGCGGGTCGTGGCCGTCCTCCTGGCGCTGCTGGCGCTCCAGCTCGGGTCGCTCGTCGCACCGGCGTACGCCTGCGCCTGCGGTGCCCTGGTCCCGGGCGACGGACGGCAGCTCACGGTCGGCCGGGAGGTGTCCGTCGTGCGCTGGGACGGCGAGCGGGAACAGATCATCATGAGCCTGCGGGTCGGCGGCGACGCCGAACGGGCCGCCTGGATCATGCCGGTCCCGCGGCGGGCGACGGTCGAGCTCGGCGACGCGGAACTCTTCGACCAGCTGGCCTCCGCCACCGCCCCCGTCGAGCGCACCCGCACCCACTTCTGGCCGCAGGACGGCGACTGGCCGCTGACCACGGGGGACGGCGGTCGCAGAGGTCCGCCGCTTCCGCCGCGCGGCGACGCCGAGGTGGGCGTGGTCGGGCGCGAGCGGCTCGGGCCGTTCGACGTGACCCGGCTCACCGCCACCGATCCGGCCGCCCTCGACGACTGGCTGAGCTCCCACGACTTCTCCTTGCCGCCCCGCCTCGCGACCGCCCTCAAGCCGTACGTCGAACGGCGGTGGGAGTACGTCGCCGTCAAGCTGGCCCCGCAGACCGCCGGGAGCTTCCTGGCCGGCGAGCTCCAGCCGCTGCACCTCACCTTCGCCGCCGACGCCCCCGTCTACCCGATGCGGCTGTCCCGGCTCGCGACCACCCCGCAGTCGCTGGGCCTGTACGTCCTCGCCGCGCACCGCATGGAACCGGCGGCCCGGATCGGCGGCGAGCGGCCCCGCGTCACCTTCGCGGGCCGCGTCGGCGGCTCCACCGGCGGTCCGCTGGGGGAGCTGGCGAAGGGCACGCCGTTCCTGACGGCTGTCGCCCAGGACTTCCCGCGCCCCTCGGCGATCTCCGGGGACCACGTGCTGCGGCGGGCGCCCGCCGACACCGCGTTCCGCCAGGTGATCTACGAGGACCGGCTGCTCAGGGTGCTCGGCATACCGGCCTGGCTGCTGACGGTGATCGGCGGCCTCACCGTCACCGTCACGGCATCCGTCACCCTCGCCCTCCGCAAGCGCCGCTCCGACCGAGGGCCCCAGCCGGGCCCACGCCACGCCTCGGGCCACCCGTCGGCGCCACCGGCGGTGCCACCGGCAGGGACCACGGCGGAGATGCCGACAGGCCGACCGGCAGGAACCACGGCAGAGACACCGACAGGCCGACCGACGGGGGCTACGGCAGAGACACCGACGAGCCGACCGGCGGGGACTACGGCGGAGACACCGACGGGCGGACCGGCGGAGACTGCGAGCGGTACGTCGGCAGGGGCTCCGGGCGGGGCCCCGGCAGGGGCTCCGGGGCGGTCCGCCCCCGCGGTCCCCCCGAAACCCACCGCACGTCCCACCGCCCCCGGTGTCCCTCCGGCACCGGCGACACGCCCCATCGCCCCCGGTGCCCCTCCGGCACCGGCGACACGCCCCATGACACCCGATGTCCCCCCGATGCCGACCGCTCGCCCGGCCGGGGCGGTCGTGCCGCCGGAACCGGTCGCACGCCCCGTCGGCGGCGGCTTACCTCCGAGGCCGACCACACGTCCGCGTCCTGCCGGAGCGGACGTACCGCCCCGCCCCACCGCAGACGCCGTACCACCGGTACCACCCGTACCGCCCATGCCGCCCATGCCGCCCACGCCTCCTCGGCCGCAGCCGACCCAGTCGGCGGCGCGGCACGCACGGTCCGCGCAACGGCCCCACCGAGCACGTCCGGCCGAGCGGCAGTCCCCGCAAGCCCCACAGGCCGCGCACGCCCCACAGGCCCCGCACGCCGAACAGGCCCGGAAAGCACCCCCACCCCCACCGCACCCGCCCACTCCCACGCCCACGCCCCCCGACGCCCCTCCGCGCCCTCCCCGTCCGCCCTTCGCGCCGCCGCGCGCCCCCGCGTCGCCGAAGCCCTTCACTCTCCCCGTGACTCCTCGGCCGAACGGGTGA
- a CDS encoding bifunctional glycosyltransferase 87/phosphatase PAP2 family protein, translating to MANAEHSGRPAEAFGSTAVGTTRAARLRAARLGLWLLAAVLAVRQVAVVLGTPRGERLTDLETWVGPDGVLHVNGSLYDSTRFTGTPFGGLVLKPLTRAAEQALGWGWTFGTLLLVVALGLVVARALPQPVSRRTSLLAAPVAISLLMLSLPVRNTLWLGQTSIIPVLLVLLGCFVVRGQKAGGALIGLAAALQPTVLLFAALLWFTGRRRAAAATGATFAGVTALAWAAMPHDSYTYWVHHMAGVGLGGKADALANQSLHGALLRLGLTGPLEIGLFLAVGAAVAVLGVRRAVRYARDGQLLLAVALTGCAAIAVSPTTWQHQLLWVLLAVVGRVGRRASDRYVWPVAVVLVMTLPAKMMLPNMPALYPLRDNAVLLAAIAAATVVPFLPRTSPHYHAPIPTEYAEPVPARLRHVPLLPFLRRVLTRPNLLLELLLIRVTYAAYQQVRLAATGGSNSAGRVRAEAHGQEILDLERFLHIDIEHTVNHWVVGVEWLRDFFDFYYESFHFVVPLTVLAVLYWRRPVDYRWARSSLGFATLLALVGFWLYPLAPPRLMPALNIIDTVHGVQDFSKPDYGTLTALTNQYAAMPSLHFGWSLWCGLVIAIVAPRWWMKALGLLHPFFTVSAIVATGNHWVLDAAGGAVVVLAGFGLSYALMGPRARSVKLPERTDPVPATKEPTPSG from the coding sequence GTGGCGAATGCGGAGCACAGCGGGCGACCGGCGGAGGCCTTCGGGTCGACCGCGGTCGGCACGACGAGGGCGGCACGACTGCGCGCGGCCCGTCTCGGCCTCTGGCTGCTCGCGGCGGTCCTCGCCGTACGCCAGGTGGCCGTGGTCCTCGGCACCCCGCGCGGGGAACGGCTGACGGACCTGGAGACCTGGGTGGGACCGGACGGCGTGCTGCACGTCAACGGATCGCTCTACGACTCCACGCGCTTCACCGGCACCCCGTTCGGCGGACTCGTCCTCAAGCCCCTCACCCGGGCGGCGGAACAGGCCCTCGGCTGGGGCTGGACGTTCGGCACCCTGCTCCTGGTCGTCGCCCTCGGCCTGGTGGTCGCGCGCGCCCTGCCCCAGCCGGTGAGCAGACGGACGTCCCTGCTCGCCGCACCCGTCGCGATCAGCCTGCTCATGCTGTCGCTGCCGGTGCGCAACACCCTCTGGCTCGGCCAGACCAGCATCATCCCGGTGCTGCTGGTGCTGCTCGGCTGTTTCGTCGTCCGGGGCCAGAAGGCGGGCGGCGCGCTGATCGGCCTGGCCGCCGCCCTGCAGCCCACGGTCCTGCTCTTCGCCGCGCTGCTGTGGTTCACCGGCCGCCGCCGTGCCGCCGCCGCGACCGGCGCGACGTTCGCCGGAGTCACCGCGCTCGCCTGGGCGGCGATGCCGCACGACTCGTACACCTACTGGGTGCACCACATGGCGGGGGTCGGCCTCGGAGGCAAGGCGGACGCCCTCGCCAACCAGTCCCTGCACGGCGCCCTGCTGCGCCTCGGGCTCACCGGCCCGCTGGAGATCGGCCTGTTCCTGGCGGTCGGCGCGGCCGTCGCCGTCCTCGGTGTGCGCCGGGCGGTCCGCTACGCCCGGGACGGCCAGCTCCTCCTCGCCGTGGCCCTCACCGGCTGCGCGGCGATCGCGGTCTCCCCGACGACCTGGCAGCACCAGCTCCTGTGGGTCCTGCTGGCGGTGGTCGGCCGGGTCGGCAGACGCGCCTCGGACCGTTACGTCTGGCCGGTCGCCGTCGTCCTCGTCATGACCCTCCCGGCGAAGATGATGCTGCCGAACATGCCGGCGCTGTACCCGCTGCGGGACAACGCCGTCCTGCTGGCGGCCATCGCCGCGGCGACGGTCGTCCCGTTCCTCCCGCGCACCTCCCCCCACTACCACGCCCCGATCCCCACGGAGTACGCGGAGCCGGTCCCCGCCCGCCTGCGCCACGTCCCCCTGCTGCCGTTCCTGCGACGCGTCCTGACCCGCCCGAACCTCCTCCTGGAACTGCTCCTCATCCGCGTCACCTACGCGGCGTACCAGCAGGTCCGCCTCGCCGCGACGGGAGGCTCGAACTCGGCCGGCCGCGTCCGCGCGGAGGCCCACGGCCAGGAGATCCTCGACCTCGAACGCTTCCTGCACATCGACATCGAGCACACGGTCAACCACTGGGTCGTCGGCGTCGAATGGCTCCGCGACTTCTTCGACTTCTACTACGAGTCGTTCCACTTCGTGGTCCCGCTGACGGTCCTCGCGGTCCTGTACTGGCGCCGCCCGGTCGACTACCGCTGGGCCCGCTCCTCCCTGGGCTTCGCGACCCTCCTCGCGCTGGTCGGCTTCTGGCTCTACCCCCTGGCCCCGCCCCGCCTGATGCCGGCCCTCAACATCATCGACACGGTCCACGGCGTCCAGGACTTCTCCAAGCCCGACTACGGCACCCTCACCGCCCTGACCAACCAGTACGCGGCGATGCCGTCCCTCCACTTCGGCTGGTCCCTGTGGTGCGGCCTGGTCATCGCGATCGTCGCCCCGCGGTGGTGGATGAAGGCCCTCGGACTCCTCCACCCCTTCTTCACGGTCTCCGCGATCGTCGCGACGGGCAATCACTGGGTCCTGGACGCGGCGGGCGGCGCGGTCGTCGTCCTGGCGGGCTTCGGCCTCTCGTACGCCCTGATGGGCCCCCGCGCCCGCTCGGTGAAACTCCCGGAACGCACGGACCCGGTCCCGGCGACGAAGGAGCCGACCCCGAGCGGCTGA
- a CDS encoding barstar family protein gives MKVFIDGASIRSEGDLHRFLSHALDFGPYYGANPSALWDRLSTDVERPVDIVWKNSSASRAALGEETFERIRALLLRVQAQDDSYGFGDRFSVTFA, from the coding sequence GTGAAGGTCTTCATCGACGGCGCGAGCATTCGGTCCGAGGGTGACCTTCACCGATTCCTGTCGCACGCCCTGGATTTCGGCCCCTACTACGGGGCCAATCCGAGCGCCCTCTGGGATCGGTTGTCGACGGATGTGGAGCGGCCGGTCGACATCGTGTGGAAGAACTCGTCGGCGAGCAGAGCGGCCCTCGGTGAGGAGACGTTCGAGAGGATTCGCGCCCTCCTGCTGCGAGTTCAGGCGCAGGACGACTCGTACGGCTTCGGCGATCGTTTCTCGGTGACGTTCGCGTAG
- a CDS encoding steroid 3-ketoacyl-CoA thiolase → MAAEPVIVEAVRTPIGKRGGALANLHPAYLLGETYRELLGRTGIPADAVEQIVGGTVTHAGEQSMNPARTAWLTMGLPYETPATTVDCQCGSSQQASHMTANMIAAGVIDVGISCGVEAMSRVPLGSGSKHGPGKPFPEEWNVDLPNQFEAAERIARNRGLTREDVDRLGLLSQQRAAVAWSEERFKKETFAVQVPTTEEEQAAGQGMWRLVDRDEGLRDTTAEALAGLKPIMPTAVHTAGNSSQISDGAAAIMWASKRMARALKLKPRARIIAQTLVGADPHFHLDGPIDATRAVLGKAGMSLKDIDLIEINEAFASVVLSWAKVFDQSLDKVNVNGGAIALGHPVGSTGARLITTALHELERTDKEFALITMCAGGALATGTIIQRL, encoded by the coding sequence ATGGCCGCCGAACCCGTGATCGTGGAAGCAGTCCGCACACCCATCGGCAAGCGCGGCGGCGCGCTGGCCAACCTTCACCCCGCCTACCTCCTGGGCGAGACCTACCGCGAACTCCTCGGCCGCACCGGCATCCCCGCCGACGCGGTCGAACAGATCGTCGGCGGCACGGTGACCCACGCCGGCGAACAGTCCATGAACCCGGCCCGCACGGCCTGGCTGACGATGGGCCTTCCCTACGAGACCCCGGCGACGACGGTCGACTGCCAGTGCGGCTCCTCACAGCAGGCGTCGCACATGACGGCGAACATGATCGCGGCGGGAGTCATCGACGTCGGTATCTCGTGCGGCGTGGAGGCGATGTCCCGGGTCCCGCTCGGCTCGGGCTCGAAGCACGGCCCGGGAAAGCCGTTCCCGGAGGAGTGGAACGTAGACCTGCCGAACCAGTTCGAGGCGGCGGAGCGCATCGCGCGCAACCGGGGCCTGACGCGGGAGGACGTCGACCGGCTCGGCCTGCTGTCGCAGCAACGCGCCGCTGTGGCCTGGTCGGAGGAACGCTTCAAGAAGGAGACGTTCGCGGTCCAGGTCCCCACGACGGAGGAGGAACAGGCGGCGGGCCAGGGCATGTGGCGCCTGGTCGACCGGGACGAGGGCCTGCGGGACACGACGGCGGAGGCACTGGCGGGCCTCAAACCCATCATGCCGACGGCCGTCCACACCGCCGGCAACTCCTCCCAGATCAGCGATGGAGCGGCGGCCATCATGTGGGCGTCGAAACGGATGGCGAGGGCCCTCAAACTGAAGCCGAGGGCCCGCATCATCGCCCAGACCCTGGTCGGCGCGGACCCGCACTTCCACCTGGACGGGCCCATCGACGCAACGCGAGCGGTCCTCGGCAAGGCGGGCATGTCCCTCAAGGACATCGACCTGATCGAGATCAACGAGGCCTTCGCGTCAGTGGTGTTGTCCTGGGCGAAGGTCTTCGACCAGAGCCTCGACAAGGTCAACGTCAACGGCGGCGCGATCGCCCTCGGTCACCCCGTCGGATCGACGGGCGCCCGCCTGATCACCACGGCCCTCCACGAACTGGAGCGCACGGACAAGGAGTTCGCGCTCATCACCATGTGCGCGGGGGGTGCGCTGGCGACGGGGACGATCATTCAGCGGCTGTAG
- a CDS encoding cytochrome P450 has translation MPCPALPDGFDFTDPDLLHHRVPLPEFAELRRAEPVRWIPQSGNAAGFQDEGYWAVTRHADVKYVSTHPEIFSSYLNTAIIRFNEHISRDSIDAQRFIMLNMDPPEHTRVRQIVQRGFTPRAIRGLEERLRQRARDIAAGAGAHDGPFDFVTSVACELPLQAIAELIGIPQDDRAKIFEWSNKMIAYDDPEYAITAEVGQQSAAELISYAMNMAAERKRCPAHDIVSTLVAAEDEGNLNSDEFGFFVLMLAVAGNETTRNAITHGMHAFLTHPEQWELFKERRPGTAAEEIVRWATPVVSFQRTATQDTELGGKQIRKGDRVGIFYASANHDPEVFDRPDTFDVLRDPNPHLGFGGGGPHFCLGKSLAVLEIELIFNAVADALPGLRLVEDPRRLRSAWINGVKELRVSAG, from the coding sequence ATGCCCTGTCCAGCGCTTCCCGACGGGTTCGACTTCACCGACCCCGACCTGCTGCATCACCGTGTGCCCCTGCCGGAGTTCGCCGAGCTGCGGCGCGCGGAACCGGTCCGCTGGATCCCGCAGTCGGGCAATGCCGCCGGCTTCCAGGACGAGGGGTACTGGGCCGTCACCCGGCACGCGGACGTGAAGTACGTGTCCACGCACCCCGAGATCTTCTCCTCCTATCTCAACACCGCGATCATCCGCTTCAACGAGCACATCTCGCGGGATTCCATCGACGCCCAGCGGTTCATCATGCTCAACATGGATCCGCCGGAGCACACGCGGGTACGGCAGATCGTGCAACGCGGGTTCACCCCCCGTGCCATCCGGGGGCTGGAGGAGCGGCTGCGGCAGCGGGCCCGGGACATCGCCGCCGGGGCCGGCGCGCACGACGGCCCCTTCGACTTCGTCACCTCCGTCGCCTGTGAGCTGCCCCTGCAGGCCATCGCCGAGCTGATCGGCATCCCCCAGGACGACCGGGCCAAGATCTTCGAGTGGTCCAACAAGATGATCGCGTACGACGATCCCGAGTACGCCATCACCGCCGAGGTGGGCCAGCAGTCCGCCGCCGAGCTGATCTCGTACGCCATGAACATGGCCGCCGAGCGCAAGCGGTGCCCCGCCCATGACATCGTGTCGACGCTCGTGGCCGCCGAGGACGAGGGGAATCTGAACTCCGACGAGTTCGGGTTCTTCGTGCTCATGCTGGCGGTCGCGGGGAACGAGACCACGCGCAACGCCATCACGCACGGGATGCACGCCTTCCTCACCCATCCCGAGCAGTGGGAGCTCTTCAAGGAGCGCCGGCCGGGGACCGCCGCCGAGGAGATCGTGCGGTGGGCCACGCCCGTCGTCTCCTTCCAGCGGACCGCCACCCAGGACACCGAGCTCGGCGGCAAGCAGATCAGGAAGGGCGACCGGGTCGGGATCTTCTACGCCTCCGCCAACCACGATCCCGAGGTGTTCGACCGGCCCGACACGTTCGATGTGCTGAGGGATCCCAATCCCCATCTGGGGTTCGGGGGCGGGGGGCCGCACTTCTGTCTCGGCAAGTCGCTCGCCGTGCTGGAGATCGAGCTGATCTTCAACGCCGTGGCCGACGCCCTGCCGGGGCTCAGGCTCGTCGAGGATCCGCGCCGGCTGCGGTCGGCCTGGATCAACGGGGTGAAGGAGCTGCGCGTCAGCGCCGGGTGA
- a CDS encoding alpha/beta fold hydrolase gives MLASPARTLHRHLDVDGVRVFYRESLPDVPDAPTLLLLHGFPSASHQFRRLIDVLGGRYRLIAPDYPGFGHTEAPEDFTYSFDRLADITEGFLRRLGIDRFVMYVFDFGAPVGFRIAERHPDWIAGLVVQNGNAYEEGLSDAARDLIALTPGAPGAQDAVGNLLTLAATRGQYETGVGDPELIAPESWTLDQHFLDLPGRKEAQGALLFDYHSNVERYDRWQAWLRKHTPPTLIAWGVGDPFFRESGARAYLRDLPDAELRLYDTGHFALETHLPEIAPLVADFLDRVTRR, from the coding sequence ATGCTCGCCTCTCCCGCCCGCACCCTCCACCGCCACCTCGACGTCGACGGGGTCCGCGTCTTCTACCGGGAATCCCTCCCCGACGTCCCCGACGCCCCCACGCTGCTCCTGCTGCACGGCTTCCCGTCCGCCTCCCACCAGTTCCGCCGGCTGATCGACGTACTCGGCGGGCGCTACCGTCTGATCGCCCCGGACTACCCCGGCTTCGGCCACACCGAGGCCCCCGAGGACTTCACGTACTCCTTCGACCGGCTCGCCGACATCACCGAGGGCTTCCTGCGGCGCCTCGGCATCGACCGGTTCGTGATGTACGTCTTCGACTTCGGCGCCCCGGTCGGCTTCCGGATCGCCGAACGCCACCCGGACTGGATCGCCGGTCTGGTCGTGCAGAACGGCAACGCCTACGAGGAGGGCCTCTCGGACGCGGCCCGCGACCTGATCGCCCTGACCCCCGGCGCCCCCGGCGCCCAGGACGCCGTGGGGAACCTGCTCACTCTGGCCGCCACCCGCGGCCAGTACGAGACCGGCGTCGGCGACCCCGAGCTGATCGCCCCGGAGAGCTGGACCCTCGACCAGCACTTCCTGGACCTCCCGGGCCGCAAGGAGGCCCAGGGCGCCCTGCTCTTCGACTACCACTCCAACGTCGAGCGGTACGACCGCTGGCAGGCATGGCTGCGCAAGCACACCCCGCCCACCCTGATCGCCTGGGGGGTCGGCGACCCGTTCTTCCGCGAGTCCGGGGCCCGCGCCTATCTGCGCGACCTGCCCGACGCCGAACTGCGCCTGTACGACACCGGGCACTTCGCGCTCGAAACCCACCTGCCGGAGATCGCACCGCTCGTCGCGGACTTCCTGGACCGGGTCACCCGGCGCTGA
- a CDS encoding CGNR zinc finger domain-containing protein: MSDLVPLTGEPPALDLVNTLTAAGDLLASPRDLLAWWELEAGRLPEAVPAEAGAEDLTAVRAVREHLARALDHVRRGERPPSADLEALNRAQRAAPAIDEVVWEGEAVVVARRRDGSPGVRLAACLAEDAARLLADPAVTGIRTCEADDCVMLFLPTHPRRRWCSAARCGNRARVARHYQRHKAR; this comes from the coding sequence ATGAGTGATCTCGTGCCCCTCACCGGTGAGCCGCCGGCGCTGGACCTGGTCAACACCCTCACCGCCGCGGGTGATCTGCTCGCGAGCCCGCGCGACCTGCTGGCCTGGTGGGAGCTGGAGGCCGGCCGGCTCCCGGAGGCGGTGCCGGCGGAGGCGGGCGCCGAGGACCTGACCGCCGTGCGGGCCGTACGGGAGCATCTGGCCCGGGCCCTGGACCACGTCCGGCGGGGGGAGCGACCCCCGTCCGCCGACCTGGAGGCGCTCAACCGGGCGCAACGAGCCGCGCCCGCGATCGACGAAGTGGTGTGGGAGGGGGAAGCGGTGGTCGTCGCGCGCCGCCGCGACGGCTCACCGGGCGTGCGGCTGGCCGCCTGCCTCGCCGAGGACGCCGCGCGTCTGCTGGCCGATCCGGCCGTCACCGGGATCCGGACGTGCGAGGCCGACGACTGCGTGATGCTCTTCCTGCCCACCCATCCGCGCCGCCGCTGGTGCTCGGCCGCCCGCTGCGGCAACCGGGCCCGGGTCGCCCGCCACTATCAGCGGCACAAGGCCCGGTAG
- a CDS encoding YoaK family protein — MTNEPSATDREARGVRLTPVLLALTGVSGLIDAISYLGLGRVFTANMTGNVVVLGFAAAGAPGFSARHCATSLAFFLAGAATGGRVVRRVGDGSRRTWARVTFAVEAVLLAAASAVAFVTAEHGRIRIHLVIALTAFAMGLRNATVQKLAVPALTTTTVLTMTLTGLASDSPAGGGAGRHSLRRAAAVTTMFAGAVVGGILVLHHGIALPLLVAAATSGTLALVASGEE, encoded by the coding sequence ATGACCAACGAGCCCTCCGCGACGGACCGCGAGGCACGCGGCGTACGGCTGACTCCCGTCCTGCTCGCCCTGACCGGGGTCAGCGGTCTGATCGACGCGATCAGCTATCTCGGTCTCGGCCGTGTCTTCACCGCCAACATGACGGGCAACGTCGTGGTCCTCGGCTTCGCCGCCGCGGGCGCCCCCGGCTTCTCCGCCCGCCACTGCGCGACCTCCCTGGCCTTCTTCCTCGCGGGCGCGGCGACGGGCGGCCGGGTCGTCCGGCGGGTCGGCGACGGCTCCCGCCGCACCTGGGCCCGGGTGACGTTCGCCGTCGAGGCCGTCCTGCTGGCCGCCGCCTCGGCCGTGGCCTTCGTCACCGCGGAGCACGGCCGGATCCGGATCCATCTCGTCATCGCGCTCACCGCCTTCGCGATGGGTCTGCGCAACGCGACCGTGCAGAAACTCGCCGTACCGGCCCTCACCACGACCACCGTGCTGACCATGACCCTCACCGGCCTGGCCTCCGACTCCCCCGCGGGCGGCGGCGCGGGCCGCCACTCGCTGCGTCGTGCGGCGGCCGTGACCACCATGTTCGCGGGAGCGGTCGTGGGCGGGATCCTGGTCCTGCACCACGGCATCGCCCTCCCCCTGCTGGTCGCGGCGGCGACCTCGGGGACGCTGGCGCTGGTGGCGTCCGGTGAGGAGTGA
- a CDS encoding transglycosylase SLT domain-containing protein: MSVSVIRRIASPKKALTTVALAAATAGIAMTAAPAHAATVTSASQAQSIAHKMIPDAGQYNAFANIVKHESNWNVSATNASSGAYGLVQALPGSKMASAGSDWKTNAATQIKWGLDYMNSRYGSPAAAWNFWQANGWY, encoded by the coding sequence GTGTCCGTCTCCGTCATCCGCCGCATCGCCAGCCCGAAGAAGGCCCTCACCACCGTCGCCCTGGCGGCCGCCACCGCGGGCATCGCGATGACCGCGGCCCCGGCCCACGCGGCCACCGTGACCAGCGCCTCCCAGGCCCAGTCGATCGCGCACAAGATGATCCCGGACGCCGGCCAGTACAACGCCTTCGCCAACATCGTGAAGCACGAGAGCAACTGGAACGTCAGCGCCACCAACGCCTCCTCCGGCGCCTACGGCCTCGTCCAGGCCCTCCCGGGCTCGAAGATGGCCTCGGCCGGTTCCGACTGGAAGACCAACGCCGCCACCCAGATCAAGTGGGGTCTGGACTACATGAACTCCCGTTACGGCAGCCCGGCCGCCGCCTGGAACTTCTGGCAGGCGAACGGCTGGTACTGA